The Lonchura striata isolate bLonStr1 chromosome 7, bLonStr1.mat, whole genome shotgun sequence genome window below encodes:
- the PTPN20 gene encoding tyrosine-protein phosphatase non-receptor type 20: MNVGEEEHFYIITQGPLPSTMADFWQMVWESQSDVIAMMTKEVELGQVKCHQYWPESPNNSKDLANFYLRLHNYQILEYFIIRKIEIINKQTEEKRIISHLQFTTWPDHNTSKLAEQLVKFICYMRKAHRTGPIIAHCSTGIGRSGVFLCVEILLSHIEKDLCFNIKQIVRDLRDQRFGMIQTKDEYLFCYEVVLEVLQILRAMDSY; encoded by the exons ATGAATGTTGGAGAAGAGGAACACTTTTATATTATAACCCAAGGGCCTCTTCCATCCACTATGGCCGATTTCTGGCAAATGGTCTGGGAGAGTCAATCAGATGTGATTGCCATGATGACAAAAGAAGTGGAGCTAGGGCAAGTCAAATGTCATCAATACTGGCCTGAATCTCCGAATAACTCTAAAGACCTGGCTAATTTCTATCTCAGGCTACACAATTACCAGATTCTGGAATACTTCATAattagaaaaatagaaattatcaACAAGCAG ACAGAAGAAAAGCGCATTATAAGTCATTTACAATTTACCACTTGGCCAGACCACAATACTTCCAAACTGGCTGAGCAGCTTGTAAAATTTATTTGTTACATGAGAAAAGCTCACAGGACAGGACCTATTATTGCTCACTGCAGCACTGGCATTGGAAGAAGTGGAGTTTTCCTGTGTGTTGAAATTCTTCTCAGCCATATAGAAAAAGATTTATGT TTCAACATCAAGCAGATAGTGAGAGATTTGCGAGACCAGCGTTTTGGCATGATCCAAACTAAG GACGAGTATTTATTCTGTTATGAAGTTGTGCTGGAAGTCCTTCAGATCCTGCGAGCAATGGATTCCTACTGA